Proteins encoded by one window of Pecten maximus chromosome 15, xPecMax1.1, whole genome shotgun sequence:
- the LOC117343706 gene encoding GTP-binding protein 10 homolog, with product MMNTAKRICFLAVRSYSSKTAPKNTKPRKYTFIDSLRVHVRGGSGGQGFQKYGGSGGDGGCVYVKANKDILNLKTVFENNPKKRFTAEVGQDSRRHWILGNRGEDVCIEVPVGVSVKNPDGTEIADLDEDGQEVVVAEGGKGGIEQTNFLGQRGEAHTIVLDLKLIADVALVGFPNAGKSTTLAALSRTSPKIAAYPFTTIQPYVGTMHYPDMRQITVADLPGLIEGAHINKGMGHKFLKHIERTKLLLFIIDINGFQLHSRYSHRTAFETILLLNKELELYNREVLDKPAILALNKIDLDSDMEKTKDVVMKVKHLPESLSTVDPKFHPEHLIKFDGILKMSAKNKDSVEMVKELIRKRLDYHDEKERQIKEQHGIVLPDHSKGLRERLRLKNEQSKARLL from the exons ATGATGAATACAGCGAAGAGAATTTGCTTTTTGGCAGTGCGAAGTTATTCATCAAAGACAGCACCTAAAAATACC AAGCCAAGAAAATACACCTTTATAGATTCCCTACGTGTACACGTGAGGGGAGGTTCAGGAGGGCAGGGTTTCCAGAAGTATGGTGGATCTGGTGGAGACGGAGGCTGTGTTTACGTCAAAGCAAATAAGGATATTCTAAACCTGAAAACTGTCTTTGAAAACAATCCGAAGAAGCGTTTTACTGCAGAAGTTGGGCAAGATAGCAG GAGACATTGGATCCTTGGAAACCGTGGTGAAGATGTTTGTATAGAGGTGCCTGTCGGAGTTTCGGTCAAAAACCCGGATGGCACAGAAATTG CTGATCTGGATGAGGATGGTCAGGAAGTTGTAGTAGCAGAAGGTGGAAAAGGAGGCATAGAACAAACTAACTTCCTTGGTCAGAGAGGGGAGGCACATACAATTGTTCTTGACCTAAAACTCATTGCGGATGTTGCCCTAGTGGG ATTTCCAAATGCGGGTAAATCTACAACCTTGGCTGCTTTGTCTCGAACATCTCCAAAGATCGCTGCATACCCCT TTACAACAATACAACCTTATGTCGGAACCATGCATTACCCAGATATGAGACAG ATTACTGTGGCAGACTTGCCTGGCCTGATCGAGGGTGCCCATATAAATAAAGGCATGGGACACAAATTTCTCAAGCACATAGAGAGGACCAAACTTCTCCTGTTTATCATTGACATTAATGGCTTCCAGCTCCACTCAAGATACAGTCACAGAACGGCATTTGAGACCATACTCCTGTTGAATAAG GAGCTGGAATTGTACAACAGGGAAGTTCTAGATAAGCCTGCTATTTTAGCACTTAATAAAATTGACCTCGACAGTGACATGGAAAAGACGAAAGATGTTGTAATGAAAGTGAAACACCttccag AATCCCTCAGTACAGTGGATCCAAAATTTCATCCGGAGCATCTTATAAAGTTTGACGGTATTTTGAAAATGTCAGCGAAAAATAAAGACTCTGTTGAGATGGTGAAAGAGCTGATTCGAAAGAGACTTGATTACCATGATGAAAAGGAGAGACAAATAAAGGAACAACATGGAATAGTGTTACCAGATCATTCAAAAGGACTAAGGGAACGCCTTagattaaaaaatgaacaaaGCAAGGCTAGGTTACTTTGA
- the LOC117343704 gene encoding 2-hydroxyacyl-CoA lyase 1-like, producing MASASNMEETVDGATVLARALKAQGVEYMFGIVGIPVIEIAGAAQKEGIKYIGMRNEQAASYGASIIGYMTGKPAVCLVVSGPGLVHALAGLSNAKENCWPVIVIGGSSEQDQEAMGAFQELPQVEAARPYCKFSARPNSIERIPFFVEKAYRQSIYGRPGACYLDIAGNMVNATVNEKDVWSSIVCPSPPKSLADPDSIKLAADLLYYAEKPLVVVGKGASYAHAEEAVQELVIGGQLPFLPTPMGKGVIPDDHDLCVAPARSRALQEADVILLLGARLNWMLHFGMPPRFHPKVKIIQVDVCHEEMNNNIKAAATLVGSLDTVVNQLNEEIARRPGKFAFSKAAPWWKTLKGKIQQNQQSVQKMMSDKSVPLNFYAAYEDIQKLLPKDCIIVSEGSSTMDISRTMIPNYLPRHRLDAGTYGTMGVGLGFAVAAAIWCRDHAPEKRVVCIQGDSAFGFSGMEIETLCRYKLPVIIIIMNNNGIGFGLDDDTWQSLTEDSDLTLTSPPTSLMATAHYEKMIAAFGGTGYFARTPEEISKCVGAAMSKQEVSIVNVMINPMSLKKPQDFFWLTKSKI from the exons ATGGCGAGTGCATCCAACATGGAAGAGACAGTTGATGGTGCGACGGTTCTGGCGAGGGCTCTTAAAGCCCAG GGTGTGGAGTACATGTTTGGCATAGTTGGAATTCCTGTCATCGAGATCGCTGGTGCAGCACAAAAAGAGGGAATCAAATATATAGGCATGAGAAATGAACAAGCG GCTTCCTATGGTGCTTCTATCATTGGGTATATGACAGGAAA GCCTGCAGTTTGTCTGGTCGTGTCTGGACCGGGGTTGGTGCATGCTTTGGCAGGACTGTCAAACGCCAAGGAAAACTGCTG gCCAGTAATTGTGATTGGTGGATCTAGTGAACAAGACCAGGAAGCTATGGGAGCCTTCCAGGAGTTACCTCAG GTGGAAGCTGCAAGACCATATTGCAAGTTTTCTGCAAGACCCAACAGTATAGAAAGAATCCCCTTCTTTGTGGAAAAG GCCTACCGCCAGAGTATATATGGCAGACCTGGAGCTTGTTACCTCGACATTGCTGGCAACATGGTGAACGCTACAGTAAATGAAAAGGATGTATG GTCCTCGATTGTCTGTCCCTCTCCTCCAAAGAGTCTTGCTGATCCAGACAGTATAAAGCTTGCTGCAGACTTACTGTACTATGCTGAGAAACCTTTGGTTGTAGTGGGCAAAG GTGCATCCTATGCTCATGCTGAGGAAGCTGTACAGGAGTTGGTGATAGGTGGACAACTCCCTTTCCTGCCGACTCCAATGGGTAAAGGGGTCATACCAGATGACCATGATCTTTGTGTAGCTCCTGCAAGGTCAAG AGCTTTGCAAGAGGCTGATGTTATCCTTCTTCTTGGCGCTCGTCTAAACTGGATGTTACATTTCGGGATGCCACCAAGATTTCATCCAAAAGTTAAAATCATTCAGGTTGACGTCTGTCATGAGGAAATGAACAACAACATCAAGGCTGCCGCCACGCTCGTCGGCAGTCTAGACACCGTAGTGAACCAG TTAAATGAGGAAATTGCTAGACGTCCAGGTAAATTTGCTTTCAGCAAGGCTGCCCCGTGGTGGAAAACTTTGAAAGGAAAAATTCAACAGAATCAACAAAGTGTACAG AAAATGATGTCCGACAAGTCTGTTCCTCTGAATTTCTATGCTGCATATGAGGAT ATCCAGAAGCTGCTGCCAAAAGATTGTATCATTGTTAGTGAGGGTTCGTCCACCATGGACATCAGTAGGACTATGATCCCAAACTACCTCCcaagacacag GCTGGATGCTGGAACCTACGGTACAATGGGTGTCGGTCTAGGCTTTGCTGTGGCTGCTGCTATTTGGTGTAGAGATCACGCTCCGGAAAAACGAGTTGTCTGCATACAAGGAGATAGTGCATTTGGATTCTCAGGAATGGAAATAGAAACTCTCTGCAG atataaactaccagtgATCATCATTATTATGAACAACAATGGGATTGGTTTTGGTTTGGATGACGACACTTGGCAGTCTCTAACTGAGGATTCTGACCTCACTCTGAC CTCTCCACCCACGTCACTCATGGCCACAGCGCATTATGAGAAGATGATTGCAGCATTCGGAGGAACTGGATACTTTGCGCGTACCCCAGAGGAGATAAGTAAATGTGTCGGTGCTGCCATGAGTAAACAGGAAGTTTCCATTGTAAACGTCATGATCAACCCCATGTCCTTAAAGAAACCTCAG gATTTCTTCTGGCTGACAAAGTCCAAgatataa